The Bacteroides fragilis NCTC 9343 genome includes the window ACCGGATCAATGAACAGATCCGTGCGAAAGAAGTCCGCATTGTAGGTGATGATGTAGAACCTAAAGTATATCCCATTTTTCAGGCTTTAAAATTGGCTGAAGAAAAAGAACTGGATCTCGTGGAGATTTCTCCCAATGCCCAACCACCTGTTTGTCGTATTATTGACTACTCTAAGTTTCTGTATCAGTTAAAGAAGCGTCAAAAAGAACAAAAGGCTAAGCAGGTAAAAGTAAATGTAAAAGAGATACGTTTTGGTCCGCAAACAGATGACCATGACTATAACTTTAAGTTGAAACATGCCAAAGGATTTTTGGAAGATGGTGACAAGGTGAAAGCTTATGTTTTCTTTAAAGGTCGTTCCATTCTTTTTAAAGAACAGGGTGAGGTGCTTTTGTTACGCTTTGCCAATGATCTGGAAGATTATGCAAAAGTAGACCAGTTGCCGGTGTTGGAAGGCAAACGTATGACCATTCAACTTTCTCCGAAAAAGAAAGAAAGTGCAACGAAAAAGCCTGCAACTCCCAAACCAGCTACTCCGGCTGCAGTAAAAGCTGAAAAACCGGCTGGAGATAATGAAGAGTAAGAAAAATGCGTAACGCGCAGGTATAGTGCGTTGCCATATCATTTAATAATTTAAAAACAATTAAGATGCCAAAGATGAAGACTAACTCCGGTTCTAAAAAAAGGTTTGCCCTTACCGGAACAGGTAAAATCAAAAGAAAGCACGCTTTTCACAGTCACATTTTGACTAAAAAGTCTAAGAAAAGAAAAAGAAACCTGTGCTACTCTACAACTGTTGATACAACAAATGTAAGCCAGGTTAAGGAACTCTTAGCTATGAAGTAATCAAAAGCGTACAAAGTATTATTAAAGTTATTAACCGAATGCTTTAGCTTTAAGTTCGTTACGTGAAGTAACGGCGCTAACATTCAAAAAAGAGAAAACTATGCCAAGATCAGTAAATCATGTTGCTTCAAAAGCAAGAAGAAAGAAAATTTTGAAATTGACCAGAGGTTACTTTGGTGCAAGAAAAAATGTATGGACCGTAGCTAAAAACACTTGGGAAAAGGGTTTGACTTATGCGTTCCGTGACCGTAGAAACAAGAAGAGAAACTTCCGTGCTCTTTGGATACAGCGTATCAACGCTGCTGCACGTCTGGAAGGAATGTCATATTCTAAACTGATGGGTGGTCTGCACAAAGCCGGTATTGAAATTAACCGTAAGGTTTTGGCTGACTTAGCTGTTAACCATCCGGAGGCTTTCAAGGCTGTGGTTGCTAAGGCTAAAGTTGCTTAAGTTTCAACAGTTTTAAGATTTAGAAAATGCCGGGTACAATAATGTATCCGGCATTTTTCGTCTTAAAGACTAAGTTTACATTTCAAAAAATAGTCTAAGAAAGAAACAAAATTTCGCTTTTCCTTGTTTATCTCACAAAAACTATCTATATTTGTTGTAGTAAAATATTAGCCGCATTGATTGGATCGGGAAACTCATCAATTAAACTGAAAACCGAGACAAGCTTCGCTTCTCAATGGCGGGCCACATCCTTCGGGATAACTTTATAGTCGGTGGATTACAAAGAGGACGGGCACTCAAATCATGTCATTCGGAGTTTCATCACATCATCGGTGCGGCTTTTTAAATAAAAGGAAGAGGGCGGTAATCATCTAAAGACTACCGTCCTTTTTTTATGCTGTTTTCTTTAATACATATACATTATAGTTATGATATTCTATTTTTCAGGAACTGGAAATTCTAAATGGATTGCGGAGCAGATCGCTAAGGCACAAAACGAAGTGCTTGTTTTTATGCCGAATGCCATCAGAGACGGAATAGAAGAGTTTGTGTTGGCGGATGATGAAAAAGTAGGTTTTGTTTTCCCTGTTTATTCATGGGGACCTCCGTTGAGCGTATTGCGGTTCTTGGATTGGATTACTTTATCTAATTATCATTCTCAATACGTCTTTTTTGTCTGTTCCTGCGGAGATGATACAGGGCTGACGGAAGAACTCTTTCGCCGGGCATTGTCTCGTAAAGGAATGGAGTGTAATGCCGGTTTTTCAGTGGCTATGCCTAATAATTATGTTTTGCTTCCCGGATTTGATGTGGATAAGAAGGAACTGGAGAAAAAGAAGTTGGATGAAGCAGTTGGCAGGGTAGAAGAGATTAATGATTCGATAACCGGAAAGAAAATAGGTTTTCATTGTAATGAGGGAAGTTTTCCATGGTTTAAAACCAAAGTACTCAATCCGCTCTTTAATCGTTTTATGACCTCGGCAAAACCATTTTACGCCACTGATGATTGTATCGGGTGTAAACGTTGTGAAAGGATATGTCCGGTTGGGAACGTGGTGATGATAGGGTGGAGGCCTGTGTGGGGAATGGATTGTACATCCTGCCTGGCTTGCTATCATGTTTGTCCGAAGCATGCTGTGCAGTACGGAAGGAGGACTAAACGTAAAGGACAGTATTTAAATCCCAATGTGAGTATTTCACATGAGGCGGCCGCCCAATAGTAATAAGCGTATTGATAAGTGAAAAAACCTTTGTATGATCTGTTTAGAGAAAATACAAAGGTTTCTTTGGATAGTTAATCTTTTATTGTAATCCGGCAATTGGATAAATCTTCGATGATGGCAAGAGACTCTACTCTTACTCCTCTTTCTTCAAGTGTTTTACGCCCATTTTGAAATGCTTTTTCAATGATGAATCCCATTCCAACCAGATTTGCACCGGACTGTTTGATCAAATCAATGACACCTAAAGCGGCGTTTCCATAAGCTAAAAAATCATCGACGAATAATACGTTGTCTTTCGGAGTGAGGAAGTCGGAACTGATGACTACTTCATAATCACGGTCTTTGGTGAAAGAGTGTACTGTGGTACTTAGCGCATTCTGAATTGTTCTGGGCGATTTTTTTTTGGCAAAAACGACTGGCAAGTCCATTAAATATCCCGTCATTATGGCCGGAGCTATTCCGCTGGCTTCAATGGTCATGATCTTATTGACGTTTGTCCCTGCAAAGAGACGTACGAATTCTACGCCAATTGACTTCATTAGCACTGGGTCCATCTGGTGGTTGATGAAACTGTCTACTTTGAGAATTCCCCCCTCATAACATTTTCCGTCCTGTAGGATTCTTTTTTTTAATAATTGCATGATTTATAATGATAAATTTAATGTGCCTAATATACCAATGTATTTATGAATGGTGTACATTGGTATATTTAGGTTCATTGAATGATTATTTATTGTTTCTCAGATCTTTTACTCTGACAGCTTTGCCTTCGCTCTGAGGTAAAGAGCCTTTTTTTACCAACTTGAGTTTAGGTGTAACAAGTATCTCGTCTTTTAGCTGGCGGGTAATGTCTTTGCGTATCTTTTCCAGTTCGATATAATTGTCGGTAGAAAGATCACTCAGTTCTACTTCTACAATCATCTCGTCTTGATTGTTCACAGTTTCGAGCGTAATGAGATAATTGCTTCCTAGTTCGGGGAATTGTACCAATATCTTTTCTACTTGCATGGGGAATATATTTACTCCCTTGATAATGAACATATCATCACTACGGCCTTTAATACGGTCTATCCGGATATGGGTACGGCCACAAGGACAGTTTCCCGGTAAAATGCGGGTAAGGTCACGTGTGCGATAGCGTATTAGTGGCATCATTTCACGATCAAGAGTAGTGAGTACAAGTTCACCGATTTCTCCTTCGGGTACAGGTTCACCTGTCTCGGGATTAATGATTTCCACATAATAGCAATCTTCCCAAAAATGCATGCCATTCTGCTCGGTACATTCAAATGCAACACCCGGACCATTCATCTCAGTCATGCCAAAGCTATTGTATGCTTTCACGCCAAGCATGCGTTCGATCTTTTTCCGCTGTTCGTCTGTATGCGGTTCAGCACCGATTACGAGCGTTTTAAGGGTGGTACTGCGCGGATCGATACCTTCCTCCTGAAAAACTTCGGCCAGGCGGATGGCGTAGCTGGGGATCGCATGCAAAGCTGTTGTCTTAAAGTCGGTGATAAACTTGATCTGACGCTTACTGTTGCCGGCAGCAGCGGGTACGGTCAATGCTCCCAGTCGTTCGGCTCCGTATTGGAATCCCAGTCCGCCGGTAAACATACCATAACCTGAACTGTTTTGAAAAACATCCGTATTACGTATACCTACACAATATAAGCATCGCGCAACCAGATTGGCCCATGAATCTAAGTCATGCTGTGAATGGACAATGACTGTCGGTGTTCCCGTTGTGCCGCTTGAAGAGTGGATGCGTACTCCGTCTTCTTTCATATTTCCTGCAACAAGTCCGAAAGGATAATTTGCCCGCATATCCGCCTTTGTGGTAAAAGGCAATTTACGGATGTCGTCTAGAGACTGGATACTCTCCGGAGTAATGCCATGCTCTTGAAATACTTTCTTATAATAAGGGGCATTGGCTGCTATATTTATTGTTTTTTTAAGCCGTTGGAGTTGTAATTCCTGTAGCTTCTTGCGACTCATGGTCTCTATCTCTTCTTCCCAATATTTTGTATTCATGGCTTCTGATATTTATTTAGATAGGGGGGATAATATATCAAGGTGATAATGCGACGATTGTTTCAATCACATTATCACCTTTTCCCATATTCAATTATCTCTGGTTATTTCATCGTTTTTTCTGCGATCTCTTTTCCGGCGGCCAAAGCTTTTAAATTCAATTCGACTATTGCATCGCCTTTCCGCTGGAATATTTCACGGATACTATCTTGTATCTTTTCATAATCAATGCCTAAAAACGGGATAGTGGCACCTAATAGAACGATGTTGGCAACTCGTGTAGACCCTAATTCTTTAGCTACTTTATCTACGTTCAATACGACTTTGTGTGGCAGTTTATTAATTTCTGCCATAACATCTGATTCAGCCGGATAATTGGGGATATTAACGAACGGAGTTTCATTCGTGACCAACCAACCCTCATGACCGAGGTAGGGCAGATATCTGAGTCCTTCCATGGGTTCGAGTGAAATGATTAAATCGCATTTACCCGAAGGAATCAAGTCGGAAGCAATGGGCTGATCGCTTATTCGGAGATTTGACTGTACATCTCCACCTCTCTGGCTCATGCCGTGTACTTCTGCCTGTTTCATATACAGACCATCTTTAAGAGCGGCCTTTCCGATTACTGTGGCGATAGACAGGATGCCTTGTCCGCCTACACCTGATAATATGATATCTTTTTTCATGGCTTACTTACTTCTTTTTTTACGTGCTAATGTTTGTATACACTCTCTGCGCGGGATGATAACGGATACTCCTTTATAATTAATTTCTTCGCGTATGATTTGCTTCATCTCTTCATAGTTCTTTTTCAATGGAACTACTACGCGAATGTGAGCCGGATCTACACCTAATCCGGCGCAAATGGCTTCAAGGCGACCTGTGCCGGCAGAATCTTGTCCACCGGTCATTGCTGTTGTTTCGTTGTCCGAAATGACGATGGTAACATTGGCATTTTCGTTGACACAGTCCAATAGTCCGGTCATGCCCGAATGAGTAAAAGTTGAGTCTCCGATTACGGCAACAGCAGGATGGAGTCCTCCATCGGAGGCACCCTTGGCCATGGTAATAGAGGCTCCCATGTCCACACATGAATTGATTGCGTTGAATGGGGCGTTTGCTCCTAAAGTGTAGCAACCGATATCGCTGAAAACTTTGTGAGTGGGGTATTCTTCTTTTAGCACTTGAGTCAGTGTAATATACATGTCTCGGTGGCCGCACCCTTCACACAATGCCGGCGGACGCATTTCTACAATATTCGGAACATTGAATTCCGAGCTGTTCTCTTTGCCGAGCGCACGTGCAACCGTGTCCGGATTCAATTCACCGTCTTGTGATAATGTACCGTCAAGACGGCCTTTTACTTTTAATCCGATACCCAGATATCCTTTCAATTGTTTTTCAACAAATGGTTGTCCGTCTTCTAAAACAAGGATTTCGTCGCAAGCGTCGATTAATTGCATCAATTGTTTCTTGGGAAGCGGATATTGTCCAACTTTTAATACCGGATATTCGCAACCTTCCGGATAATTCTCCATTAGATAGTTGTAACCGATTCCACAAGCTACAATACCAGTTTTCTTATTGGGGCCATCGATATATCTGTTATATGGTGACTCTTCTGATGCTTTGATGAATTCTTCCTGGCGTGTGAGTAGTACTTTATAACGTTTGCGTGCGTTGCCCGGGAGCAGGATAAATTGGCGCGGGTCTTCGCTGAACGAAATTTCGTTTTGTGGCTTTTGTGCTTTGTTTTCTACACCTGAACGAGAGTGAGCCAGACGTGTCACCATACGCATTAGTATCGGTTCACCTATCTTTTCAGAAAACTCAAAACCGTTGTACACCATGTCATAAGCTTCCTGCTGGTTGCTCGGTTCGTACATCGGGATCAAAGAGAAATCGCCATAAAAACGGCTATCCTGTTCGTTTTGCGATGAATGCATGCTGGGGTCATCTGCTGCTACTACAATTAGTCCGCCTTTTACACCTGTGATGGCCGAATTGATAAAACAGTCGGCAGCTACGTTCATTCCTACATGTTTCATGCAGACTAATGCACGTTTGCCAACAAAAGACATACCTAAGGCAGCTTCCATTGCCGTCTTTTCGTTGGCACACCAACGGTTGTGTATGTTACGCTCGCTCGTAATAGGAGCCATTTGAATATATTCGGTAATTTCAGTAGATGGAGTGCCGGGATAAGCGTAAACGCCTGAAAGTCCGGCATCCAATGCTGCTTGCGCAATGGCTTCGTCGCCAAGTAAGAGTTGTTTGCTCATATCTTATTTTCTTTTGGTGTTAATCACGTATTTTGTTATAATATCGGGCAAAGATACATTTTTAAGATCATTTTATCACGGGATTACTTAAAAATCTTTCTTTCATTCAGCGCTTTCCAGTATTTTCTTGCATTAACCATATGATCTGCATAGTTGGAGGCAAAATTATGCGTACCGGAGAAATCTTCTTTTGCGCACATATAGATATAGTTATGCTTTACATAATTCAAGACACTGTCCAGCCCTTTGGGTGATGGTATCCGGATAGGGCCCGGAGGCAGTCCCGCATTCAGGTAAGTGTTATAGGGAGACTGTACGTCTAAGTGTTGATTGGTGATTCTGCGTAACCCGAAATCTTGTAGTGCGAATTTGATAGTCGGGTCGGCTTGCAGGGGCATGCCGGCATGTAATCGGTTGATGTACAATCCTGCAACCATAGGCTTTTCTGCATTGTTGTTGGTTTCTTCTTCTACGATGGAGGCCAGCGTGCAAACTTCTTCAGGAGTCATCCCTATTGCTTGGGCCTTTGAGAGTCGGTCTTTGTTCCAAAATTTATCATGCTCTTTCTTCATTCGGGCTAAAAAGTCTGCTGCACTGACATCCCAATATACCTGATATGTTTCGGGAATAAATAAGCAGGGGATGGTGGCTTCTGTGTATCCCATTTTTTCCAGAAAAATAGAGTCGTATAGTGCCATGGCAATTTCAGCGGAATCTATCATTAACTGTTTCCCTACGCTGCGGACTAATCTGTCAAGTGTTCGGACACTTCCAATTGTCAGGTTGACAGGAGTTTGATAGCCTCTTGATAATCTACTGTATAATTGATAAGTGTTATCTCCGGGTTTGATGGCGTAACGTCCGGTATGGATATTTTTACTATATTCACGGAAATGGGACATCCATTTGAAGCCATTAAAGCTATGAGGGTTTCCTTGCTTTCTTATTTTATTGAAGATGGAGTCTGTAGTATCATCGCGGTCTATATAGATATAAGTTGTCTTACTTGGATGAAACTGGGGGTAAAATAGGTAGTAATAGACTGTTCCTGTACCGGCGATACAAATGAAGAAAAAAGTAGCCAGTATGCTGAGAAATATTTTCTTTCTTTTCTTATTCATATAGAATATCTAATGGTTATAAAATCGTGCCAAAGTTAAGAAGATTTCAATGATGATTGCTCTTGGATAATAAATGTTTTCTATCTGTTTAGTTATTATTTGCTTTTGGGGACTGTTGGTTTTTTCAATTCTTATCTTTCAATTGATGTGTTTGGGTTTAGATGCTCCATAAGGTGGTATCTATCCGACTTTCTATTTCATTTTCTAAAGAATCGGGGAGTGAAGAAAAGAAATCCAGTCCGGTGAGTTGTTCAATGCTGTCAATAGAGACGGCATAATTTCGTAAAGGTGCTATTGCGCGTTCATTCTTAAAAATAAATCCGATAGCTTTGGGAGTGGAGCCGTGAAGAGAGAGAATGACCTTAAAGAACTTTGATGGAACAGTCACCCGGCTTTTGCCGATTACCGGAGATTTTTTATTCGTGACCGGGCCGCAAATAATAAGGATTGCGCTATCGGCTACAGCCCATTCGCGGACCTTGTCCTCCAGTGTTTTCCATTTCCGACGGTTAAGTTCGGGATGTTGCGGACATACATTGCTGAAATAAAAGGATTCTTTCATGGCTTCATTACTCCATTTCATGTCGGCAGCAGGTGCCATATGACCTTTGTCAAATCCGGAACGGGAATAATCAGAATTGTTTGCCATACCTCCTTTCACGACAGGATCGGCGATGAATCGTTCGTTTCTTTTTATATTCCCTTGTGTCTTTTGCTTGGTGAGTTCGTAAGCTACCCAATTGGGGATCTTTTTATCCTTATTATAAGACACAGTATAACCTTTGTGATGAATTATCTGCTCTGTTAATGGGAATTGGGAAACCGGAACCTTCAGATTTTCATCGTGAGAATAATTGGGACGTGCAACATTCGGTCTTGATACTTTGGTTGCCTGAAAGAATACAGCTTGAATTTCCGGTGTGCAGAGATAGACTCCGTAGATTAATGGTAAAATCGCAAATAGAGCTATTATCCAAAAGCTCTTAAACGAATTGTGGTGTTGCTTTTTAGATGGTCTTTTTCGCTTATTTTTCATGATATTGAAAATTTAAAGCCGGGCGTTTCGAATAATATATTGAGCGAGTCATTGTTGACACTCTCAGAATAACTATTGGGGGTGATTTTTGTCGCATCAAAATTAATCAATCGATCAAGAAGTAGCAAATTAAACAGGTAGAATTATGAAAGCGGCCATTGATTACAAAAAAGCAAATAGTGCACTAATCGGCGTTGACACATTCGAGGGTATATTGGGTTATATTGTAGCGACAGTTATTTCAAATAAGAATATTCAAGCTCATGAAAGGAGCGGGAAGATATATGAATGAATTTGATTATATGGAAGTATAGCATAAAACGAGGAACTAATAGAATATAGTTATCTGCCTGCAAATGATACCGCCTTTGTAAAACTTTTACGCAGACGGTTTATGCATTAGCGGATATTATGACTCTGTTTGAACTTTTTTTGAATAAACTTTTATATAGATTTTATCGATCTGTTTTGAGTTCCTTTTCGATTTATTCCCTCGTTTTTATTCGTCACATAACCCGCTATGCAGCTCACAAAACGGGAAAATATCTTCGAAAACAAATCTCAAAACAGCTTCGAGCGAAATTTAAACAGACCTCAAAGAGCAACGATTTTTTCAGCGAATGGCTTCCAGGCTTTGTTCTGCTTGTATGTTTCGACAAGGTTTTGGGGAACTCTTATCTTTTGAATTCCTGGCGGTACGGGGTAATAGTCGGCAGTAACCATCGTAGGCGACATTAATGAAATTTCGTCCAGCGAAACAGCATTTCCGAAAGCATTGAAGTCTAATGCCTTCACACTTGCGGGTAAAATAAGAGTTTTTACTTGACACTTGTTCAGAGCACTTATTCCTATTTTAACTATGCTTGCGGGAATTTTAAGAACAGTGAGTTTAGGAGAATGGTTAAAACATTCGCTCACTATTGCTGCCGTCCTGTCAACAGGCGAAGGTGTTGTCCGGGTTCCGTAAGTTTCGATGGTAGTAAGTTCGGGACAGCTGTAGAAAGAGCGGTCAATGTGGTAAATAGTATTCGGAAGGGTTACTTTCTGAATGGAACTGCCGGAAAAGGCCTCCAGGTCAATCACTTCACTTCCTTCGGGCAGAGTCAATTCTTTCAAGTTCTTTGTCTCTATGAAAGCCGATGCACCTACAATCTTAAAAGTGGAAGGCAAAGATATAGAAGATATACCGGATTTCCCGAAAGCTCCGTTCTGTAGTTCTTTGACGGAAGTATGGCTTATGTCGATAACATTCAGATCAGTACACCCGTAAAATGCCTCCTTTCCAACAATTTCCAAAGAAGCAGGCAGTGCTATTTTTTTTATTCCGGAAAATAAAAAGGCCTCTTCCGGCAATTCCTTAATCGATGTGTGGCTTAAATCGACGATTTTCAGATTTCTGCAATAAGCAAATGCTGCCTGCTCAATCGTACTCAAAGAGGCAGGGCACAGAAGTTCACTCGCTTTGATATTCTTATTTTCAAAGGCCTTTGATCCTATTGTGCGAATACCATCCGGGAAGGTTATTGATGTAAAGTCGGAATCAATGACACTTACAACTTTATCTCCGTCTACTTTTACAGGTAATATTTGCACATCAAAAGATACTTGTTTACCATCCAATTCAAGTGTCACTATTTGAAGTTGTGCCGGTACGGAAGAATTGAAACCTTGTACCCAATCAGCAGATGGAGCTGAATTTTCTTTTATCGTACCATCGGCATAGTTTATTTCAAGTACCATATTACTGAGGGAGAGAGGCTCTCCCAATGTATATACGGTTTTTGAAGGTAAAGTCTTAATTGAAATCGCTTGAATATCATTAATCAGCACTTGTATTTTAAAAGTAACGGTAAAACTGCCTTTGTGTACCTCTAAAATCTGATCGTTTTCGGGTACCGTACTGTTGAATCCAGTGACTTCGTCTTTTTTTACAGGAACTATTTCAGACGTTTCGTTTGAATAAAATACTTTCAATGTCATATCGGATACATCCAATTCTTCTCCTATGAAATATATTCTTTTTCCAGGTAGTTTATCAATCTCGATTTTTACTATTGTATTAGGAATTAATTCGTTTGGAGAGTCTTTGGAACATGCACCCAAGAAAGTCATTGACAGAAGGAAAACATAAATAAAGTAAAACTGCTTTTGCTTCATCTTTTTCTATTTTTTTTTATGCGGACATAATTATCCTTAAACTAAAGAACAAGAACAAGGGGGGAAATGTTCTTGATGCCATTGAGCACAAAATGTTTTTATGTAATAGTAATATTGGTAATGTTTTGGTTACCAGTGAACTTTTCGATTGATGCTTTTCAGGAATCTTTGGAAAATCGTTTGCTGACGATAGGCTTTTACTGTGTGTTACGTCGTTATTGATTCTTTTTCTGGCACTTTCTACGCTCAGATCTATTTTCTTTCTGTCAGATGTCGGAAGTGTTGTATGAGCAAATGGCTGTATCTCACATCAGAGTAGTCCGTTTTTGATAGCTTCGTTTATTCCTGCTTTAATAGGATATAGGCGGATCCGATACCCTGCATCGCTATAGCCGTTTGCTTTCATCTATTTGTCAAAATGCTCTATAGTAATAGGATTCATTATAGTCATTGATAAATTGCCTTCGGCTGTTTCGAATACTTTTAATGTACCTTTGTTCATTTGGGCATAACTTTTCCATTCTTCTACTGGAAGTTACTCTATACGATTGCATATAAAGTTATTAAAAATGAATACATAGGATGGATGTTTTTTTGTTGAGATACACAACAAGATAGGAAAATATTTCCTGCTGTTGGTTTTGCCTTTAGAATAGTAAAGGATAATATTGCCATAAGCTATACTTTTGTGACACCCCATCAGACGCTTCCAATGATTTAGATGTGTTCGGTTTCACTTTTTTATAGCTTTGTAAACTGCCCTATATATGATGACCCTTTTATATGTCTTATAAAAGAGCCGCTAGCCAGACTTGAACTGGCGACCTACGCGTTACGAATGCGTTGCTCTACCGACTGAGCTATAGCGGCGTGACACTTTACCGTTTACGGCGTGCAAAATTACAGCTTTATTTTTAAAAACAAAATGAATCTATACTTTTTTCGTGATAATTTCTCTGAAATGTTTATAAAATAAAAAGGTTAGGGATTAAATTAGAAAATAGTTGTAGATTCAAATATTTAAACTCATATTTGCATATTTACTGATAAATCTACTTTTATATTACTATGAATATACGATTTTATTATAAGT containing:
- a CDS encoding leucine-rich repeat protein, with product MKQKQFYFIYVFLLSMTFLGACSKDSPNELIPNTIVKIEIDKLPGKRIYFIGEELDVSDMTLKVFYSNETSEIVPVKKDEVTGFNSTVPENDQILEVHKGSFTVTFKIQVLINDIQAISIKTLPSKTVYTLGEPLSLSNMVLEINYADGTIKENSAPSADWVQGFNSSVPAQLQIVTLELDGKQVSFDVQILPVKVDGDKVVSVIDSDFTSITFPDGIRTIGSKAFENKNIKASELLCPASLSTIEQAAFAYCRNLKIVDLSHTSIKELPEEAFLFSGIKKIALPASLEIVGKEAFYGCTDLNVIDISHTSVKELQNGAFGKSGISSISLPSTFKIVGASAFIETKNLKELTLPEGSEVIDLEAFSGSSIQKVTLPNTIYHIDRSFYSCPELTTIETYGTRTTPSPVDRTAAIVSECFNHSPKLTVLKIPASIVKIGISALNKCQVKTLILPASVKALDFNAFGNAVSLDEISLMSPTMVTADYYPVPPGIQKIRVPQNLVETYKQNKAWKPFAEKIVAL